From the genome of Anopheles moucheti chromosome 3, idAnoMoucSN_F20_07, whole genome shotgun sequence, one region includes:
- the LOC128305118 gene encoding probable Ufm1-specific protease 1, giving the protein MEEKSLLLNVHSNLEPPKPDGNTFLMRGNYHYYHYGCDGFQDMGWGCGYRTLQSICSWIIENGPPKTASSDEVPNIPTIQQKLVEIKDKPERFFGSREWIGTLEAIYVIDTLYDVSCKVLHIARSDSIAKHADTLRDYFEQYGGLIMMGGDMDAASKGIAGIHVSVDQDVYLLVVDPHFVGRIKTKEELYTKEYVKWQKVEDFVDSSFYNLCLPMLKSRELAA; this is encoded by the exons ATGGAGGAGAAAAGCTTGCTGCTGAACGTGCACAGCAATCTGGAACCACCGAAACCGGACGGAAACACGTTTCTGATGCGCGGCAACTACCACTACTATCATTACGGGTGTGACGGATTCCAGGATATG GGTTGGGGTTGCGGTTACCGTACGCTTCAATCAATCTGCTCCTGGATCATCGAGAACGGTCCACCGAAGACGGCCTCGTCCGATGAGGTGCCCAACATTCCCACCATCCAACAGAAGCTGGTCGAGATCAAGGACAAACCGGAGCGCTTCTTCGGTTCGCGCGAGTGGATCGGCACGCTCGAGGCGATCTACGTCATCGACACGCTGTACGACGTGTCCTGCAAGGTGCTACACATCGCCCGCAGCGACAGCATCGCCAAGCACGCGGACACGCTGCGCGACTATTTCGAGCAGTACGGTGGGTTGATCATGATGGGCGGTGATATGGATGCGGCCTCCAAGGGTATCGCGGGCATACACGTGAGCGTCGATCAGGACGTGTACCTGCTCGTGGTGGATCCACATTTTGTCGGGCGCATCAAGACGAAGGAGGAGCTGTACACGAAAGAGTACGTCAAATGGCAGAAGGTGGAAGACTTTGTCGACAGTTCGTTCTACAACCTGTGCCTGCCGATGTTGAAGAGCCGCGAACTGGCAGCGTAA